The DNA segment GAATTACTATACTGTTAAAGAGTTGCTTTCCCAGTTGAAGCGACGAAGCGATACCCCCATTTCCCGACAACGCCGCCAAGAATACAGCAAAAAAGCACTGGTAGTTCTGGATGAGTTTGGGTACCAGGCAATGGATCGTCAGGAAACTCTCCTGTTCTTCCAATTTGTAAACCTGCACTACCAGAAGGGATCCGTCATTATAACCAGCAACCGGTCAGTCAAAGACTGGGCAACTATCTTTGCCAACGACCATATGACGACTACTACAATTTTAGACTGGGTATTTCACCGCTCACACATCTTCAACATTGATGGCCACAGATATCGTCTAAAGGATTCTCAACTAATGCAAACAGGAGGGGTGGAAAGAACAACAAAACGGAAGAATTC comes from the Spirochaeta lutea genome and includes:
- a CDS encoding ATP-binding protein, coding for MNYYTVKELLSQLKRRSDTPISRQRRQEYSKKALVVLDEFGYQAMDRQETLLFFQFVNLHYQKGSVIITSNRSVKDWATIFANDHMTTTTILDWVFHRSHIFNIDGHRYRLKDSQLMQTGGVERTTKRKNS